DNA from Fusibacter sp. A1:
ATGAAAAACATCATATGCTAACTTGGGATTATAAAAGTGTACCTGAGAACCAGAATTTAGAAGGACCAACTGCAAGGCTTATATTACCTAATAAACATGTTGATCGAATGAGCGTGCAAGTAGAAGTTGAAGGTATACCAGCATATGCATCTAGTTATACTTTTGCCTATAGATTTAAAGAACCTAACTTGGAAGGCTTGAGACAATTAAATAATTAATGAGTCTATTTTGTCTAAAGGCTTATTTCTTTATTTTAAATTGAGTAACAGTTATAAGAAGGGTATGCCATTTAAAGAATTTGTAGACATCACATATTACTGGAAGGCTGTTTTAAGATTATTAAAAAGATTATTTAAGGAGAGGTAGATGAGAAATAAGTTAATTATAATTACCTTTTTAGTTGGGTTAGTGATTACATTTGTAATATTTACACAGATGGATAACCCTATTTCTGAAACCAAATACACGAGCGATGATTTTAGGAAAGTGCCACTCAATATTATGACATACAATGTATTAATGGGTCTAGAAGACACAGAGAGGGAAGAGGCTTTTATTGATTATATGAATGATCTGGATGTTGATGTTTTAGCACTCCAAGAACTGAATGGAATATGGCCAAAAGAGTTAAAGAAGTTGGCTTCAAGTTATGGCCATAATCATTCTGTGATGCTTAAGATTACTGGCTATCCGATAGGTATCACTTCAAAATATCCAATAGAATTAATCAGCAAGAATTTTTGGGGTTATCATCATGGTATGCTACATGTAAAAATCCAAGGTATCAATTTTATTATAGTGCACTTGTCGCCTGAAAGTGCAGATAAAAGGGTAGAAGAAACAGAGCGTATTTTAGACTACATGGAGAAGAAAGAAATATTGGATAAACAAGATGTGATCATATTGGGTGATTTCAATGCGCATTCCAAGGTAGATGAAGGATACATTTTAGACAATGATATTTCTGGTCAGACACAAGAGAAGAACTTGATTGACGGTATTATTGACTTTCGTGTAATTGATTATTTTATGGATTCAGGGTTTAAAGAGACTTACGCCATGTTAAATGATGTGAGTGATAGAACCTTTGTCACATGGTCACCTAGAAAAAAGGAAAAAAAGGGTGAACGTATTGATTTTATTTTGGCATCTCATCAACTCGCTGATTATTTTACCGAGAGTGAAATATTGGTGAATGAGAAAACAGAGTTTATTTCAGATCATTTCCCAATTATTGTTAAGATGAAAGAGTAAATATTCAAGGTAAATCGAAGTTTGTTTTGAGTTGATGATAGCCATAGGTGTTCATCCAAAGTACATATTTCTCCTTTGATGAGCTCTGTTTTAGGAGACTTAAATAAGGGAATGTGGAATGATATGCTATAAATTTCAGAAGGGGTACCCCTTCAAATTGGTAGTTTGTAAACTAGGTAAAGCACCGTTATTAATATGAAAGGAAGATACTAAAATAATCGTTAGTATGAGTAGGTGGTATGAGAAAAAAGATTAGTCTAAACCGAAACTGGCAGTTTAAAGAAAGCTTTGAAGTAAATGACCCTCATTCAGCAAACATAAGTGAGTTTATTGATGTTGATTTACCTCATACACATAAGGAGCTACCTTATAATAGCTTTGATGAAGAAATGTACCAGTTTATTAGTTGCTACAGGAAGACATTTAAATTAGATAATGTAAAATCTACTGAAAGAGTACTTCTTCATTTTGAAGGGAGTATGACGTACACTGTTGTTTATTTGAATGGACATTTCCTAGGAGAACATAAAGGTGGTTATACACCATTTGTATTGGATTTGACAGAATATCTTGAAGAAAATAATGAGCTTATTGTGAAAGTAGATGGAAGAGAGATCGAAGATATTCCACCTTTTGGTTTTGTTGTTGATTTCCTAACATATGCAGGTATTTATCGTGATGTGTATCTAGAAATTGTTCACGAATTGTATGTTGAAAAGTGTCACACAAGAACTGAAATGGTTCTTGAAACAAATAAAAGAGCAATTAGTGAAGTTTATATAAAAAATATAAAGAAAGAAATGCAGACGT
Protein-coding regions in this window:
- a CDS encoding endonuclease/exonuclease/phosphatase family protein, producing MRNKLIIITFLVGLVITFVIFTQMDNPISETKYTSDDFRKVPLNIMTYNVLMGLEDTEREEAFIDYMNDLDVDVLALQELNGIWPKELKKLASSYGHNHSVMLKITGYPIGITSKYPIELISKNFWGYHHGMLHVKIQGINFIIVHLSPESADKRVEETERILDYMEKKEILDKQDVIILGDFNAHSKVDEGYILDNDISGQTQEKNLIDGIIDFRVIDYFMDSGFKETYAMLNDVSDRTFVTWSPRKKEKKGERIDFILASHQLADYFTESEILVNEKTEFISDHFPIIVKMKE